In one Babylonia areolata isolate BAREFJ2019XMU chromosome 14, ASM4173473v1, whole genome shotgun sequence genomic region, the following are encoded:
- the LOC143289689 gene encoding uncharacterized protein LOC143289689, translating to MSLIKECIQIRFNETEYLPWDNPDNIVSVEVEAYAIKIKDFILAFAFLIGGPANIINMAVFYRQGLQDRVNLCLFSLAVFDEMYLTSGILIHGENIILHIRSQDVKTAFNLFMANNNLVFLLGSGFVSCTLSAIIACERCYCVLRPLKYQTLLRTRTMAVIIVAIFVGEFGLFFIVSYRFWIVCMYDPVTGATWMKVTGGEFYNAHKQFVDYLDSVVFGAGLPGGMMVVVIAATTTTTVKLRQIVTWRTETSSALSPREVALTKMLIGSSIFFIICTSPACFFRVAFLFLPEMSAVGRHQNFYLATLWVLEGVYFLNSALNFSIYYSMGSRYRETFWALFRRKTHQKERDELRK from the coding sequence ATGTCTCTGATCAAAGAATGCATTCAAATCAGGTTCAACGAGACGGAATATTTACCATGGGACAACCCTGACAATATTGTAAGTGTGGAAGTAGAAGCCTACGCAATCAAAATCAAAGACTTCATACTCGCGTTCGCATTTCTGATTGGTGGGCCGGCTAACAtcatcaacatggcggtgttctaCAGACAGGGTCTTCAAGACCGTGTAAACCTCTGCTTGTTTTCGTTGGCTGTATTTGATGAGATGTACTTAACCTCAGGTATCCTTATTCATGGCGAGAATATCATCTTACACATCCGTTCTCAAGACGTGAAGACGGCATTCAATTTATTCATGGCCAACAACAATCTAGTTTTCCTTCTGGGTTCTGGCTTTGTGTCCTGCACCCTGTCCGCCATCATCGCCTGCGAGAGATGCTACTGCGTCCTCAGACCTCTGAAGTACCAGACCTTGCTGCGAACCAGAACCATGGCCGTCATCATCGTCGCTATTTTCGTCGGTGAGTTTGGATTATTTTTTATCGTGTCCTATCGATTCTGGATCGTGTGCATGTACGATCCTGTCACGGGCGCCACGTGGATGAAGGTAACCGGCGGGGAGTTCTACAACGCTCACAAACAGTTCGTTGACTATTTAGACAGCGTTGTCTTCGGGGCGGGCTTACCCGGaggcatgatggtggtggtgatagcagcAACGACCACAACCACTGTAAAGCTACGTCAGATCGTGACGTGGCGGACAGAAACCTCGTCGGCGCTTTCTCCCCGGGAGGTGGCGCTGACCAAGATGCTGATCGGCAGttccatcttcttcatcatctgcaCGTCCCCTGCCTGCTTCTTCAGGGTGGCCTTCCTCTTCCTGCCGGAGATGAGCGCTGTGGGACGCCACCAGAACTTCTACCTCGCCACGCTGTGGGTGCTGGAAGGCGTGTACTTCCTCAACTCCGCCCTGAACTTTTCCATTTATTACTCCATGGGGTCCCGCTACAGGGAGACATTCTGGGCCTTGTTTCGCAGAAAGACCCACCAAAAAGAAAGGGACGAACTCCGAAAATAA
- the LOC143289690 gene encoding uncharacterized protein LOC143289690 — MRFVFQNTSQNKGCVQIRLNETEHLPWDNPDNIVSQEVEMYANKIRDLSLVVLFPIGVPANVINMAVFYTQGLQDRVNVCLFLLALFDGVYLTSGLCLHAENIYLYLTGQGISTPFNMFMANNNLISILGSGFVSFVLSAIIACERCYCVLRPLKYQTLLQTRTMAVIIGLLCFCVFGLFFVVSYRFWVRCVYDPVTGELSMKITGGGIYNSHKALIDFVDSIIFGAVFSGGMIIVVIAATVITTTRLRQIITWRTETSSFLTVKEVTLSKMLVANTVFFIICSTPACVFRLVFLFLPEMSPGGKQHNFYFATLWTLEGFAFVNSSFNFFIYYTMGSRYRETFWAMLGKP; from the coding sequence ATGAGGTTCGTTTTCCAGAACACGTCACAGAACAAAGGATGCGTGCAGATCAGACTGAACGAGACGGAGCACTTACCATGGGATAACCCTGACAACATCGTCAGTCAGGAGGTAGAAATGTATGCAAATAAAATCAGAGATCTTTCGCTGGTCGTTCTGTTTCCGATCGGTGTACCAgccaacgtcatcaacatggcggtgttctaCACACAAGGTCTTCAGGATCGTGTCaacgtctgtctcttcctgttggCGCTGTTCGACGGTGTCTACTTAACTTCCGGTCTGTGTCTTCACGCTGAGAATATCTATTTGTATCTCACCGGGCAGGGAATCAGCACTCCGTTTAACATGTTCATGGCCAACAATAATCTGATTTCCATTCTCGGCTCCGGTTTCGTTTCCTTTGTCCTCTCCGCCATCATCGCCTGTGAGAGATGCTACTGCGTTCTCCGACCTCTCAAGTACCAGACTCTGCTGCAAACCAGAACCATGGCTGTCATCATTGGTctactttgtttctgtgtgttcggTTTATTTTTTGTCGTCAGTTACCGATTCTGGGTCAGGTGCGTCTACGACCCTGTCACCGGCGAATTGTCGATGAAAATAACTGGCGGAGGAATTTATAACTCCCACAAAGCACTCATCGACTTTGTAGACAGCATCATATTTGGAGCTGTGTTTTCTGGCGGAATGATAATCGTGGTGATAGCAGCAACCGTGATCACGACGACCAGACTCCGTCAGATTATAACATGGCGTACAGAAACGTCGTCATTCCTCACTGTCAAGGAGGTGACGCTGAGCAAAATGCTGGTTGCCAATACGGTGTTCTTCATCATCTGCAGCACCCCGGCCTGTGTGTTTCGCCTGGTGTTTCTCTTCCTGCCGGAGATGAGCCCAGGGGGGAAGCAGCACAACTTCTACTTTGCCACCCTGTGGACACTGGAGGGCTTCGCCTTCGTCAACTCCTCGTTTAACTTCTTCATTTACTACACTATGGGGTCTCGGTACAGGGAGACGTTCTGGGCGATGTTGGGCAAACCATGA